A genomic stretch from Anaerolineae bacterium includes:
- a CDS encoding amidohydrolase: protein MTAARGSDGLLSQAMEMAGDLVRWRREIHQWPELGFEEVRTARLVVSSLRQMDRAGGKRGGWRIREGVGRTGVVADLGSAEPVVALRADMDALPIQETTALPYASRRPGLMHACGHDAHVAILLGAARLLSGRRLPGAVRLLFQPSEEAADSEGFSGAARMIQDGAMEGVSAVFGLHVITELPTGTVGVRAGAVQAASDSLQLVVKGCGAHAAQPHRSRDPIYIASQLVSSLQSVVSRSVDPLAPAVVSLGTISGGTRANIIPESVVMTGTIRTLDERTREAVHSEIRQIAPGIAAALGGSCEVGIGRGYPVTVNDGALTDLVRQVAEKMLGAGAVRDIEPSMGAEDFSLLAQQCRGCFFRLGVTPEGQEPTWGHSPTFEVDEAALPIGAALLAGCALRYLTQATGAGD, encoded by the coding sequence ATGACGGCTGCAAGGGGGAGCGACGGCCTGCTGTCGCAGGCGATGGAGATGGCTGGCGACTTGGTCCGGTGGCGGCGGGAGATCCACCAGTGGCCCGAGCTGGGCTTCGAGGAGGTTCGCACGGCTCGGCTAGTGGTCTCGTCGTTGCGGCAGATGGATCGTGCTGGCGGCAAACGAGGTGGGTGGCGTATCCGCGAGGGCGTGGGCCGGACGGGAGTGGTGGCGGATCTAGGAAGCGCCGAGCCGGTAGTGGCTTTGAGGGCGGACATGGACGCTCTCCCCATCCAAGAGACGACCGCGCTCCCCTATGCTTCTCGTCGGCCAGGCTTGATGCACGCCTGTGGGCACGACGCCCACGTCGCCATCCTTCTAGGGGCGGCTCGTCTGCTGAGCGGCCGACGGTTACCGGGGGCTGTGCGACTGCTCTTTCAGCCCAGCGAGGAGGCTGCCGACTCCGAAGGCTTCTCTGGCGCAGCGCGGATGATCCAGGACGGGGCCATGGAAGGGGTCTCGGCGGTATTTGGCCTGCACGTCATCACCGAGTTGCCTACGGGAACTGTCGGGGTACGGGCTGGCGCGGTGCAAGCGGCTTCAGACTCGCTGCAGTTGGTGGTGAAAGGGTGTGGGGCTCATGCGGCTCAGCCGCACCGCTCGCGCGATCCCATCTACATCGCTTCGCAGCTCGTGAGCTCCCTACAGAGCGTGGTGTCGCGCTCGGTGGACCCGCTAGCGCCCGCCGTTGTTTCCCTGGGGACCATCAGTGGCGGGACGCGGGCGAACATCATTCCCGAGTCGGTGGTAATGACGGGGACCATCCGCACGCTGGACGAGCGCACCCGCGAGGCAGTCCACAGCGAGATCCGGCAGATCGCTCCGGGAATAGCGGCGGCTTTGGGCGGCTCCTGCGAAGTGGGCATAGGCCGTGGATATCCGGTCACTGTCAACGATGGGGCTCTGACGGATCTGGTGCGGCAGGTGGCGGAGAAGATGCTGGGTGCCGGAGCAGTGCGGGATATCGAGCCTAGCATGGGCGCGGAGGACTTCTCCCTCCTGGCCCAACAGTGCCGGGGCTGCTTCTTTCGCCTGGGCGTCACCCCTGAGGGACAGGAACCGACCTGGGGTCACAGCCCCACCTTTGAGGTCGACGAGGCCGCTCTGCCGATCGGGGCGGCCCTGTTGGCTGGGTGTGCCCTGCGCTACCTCACTCAGGCGACCGGAGCAGGCGATTGA
- a CDS encoding NERD domain-containing protein — protein sequence MRVISNEPLIRRRTKTAQISNLVGLLALGTGLVISLTRPEWAFYTLGLLIVGVIASQYGIVQAFRFARRPRPDQELADALKGLDDRYRLYNFYLPADHVLLTPRALYAVVLKSVAGKVICEGRSCKQERRFSLGRLLRLFSPESLGNPVREAKWEQEALERWVSQNLEGDAPPVEPLVVFLSPRVDLEVRNPDVTMVRAKALKDVLRRSEKRTISAEQYRVLARTLDDVTESTTR from the coding sequence ATGAGGGTGATCAGTAACGAGCCCCTGATCCGGCGGCGGACGAAGACGGCTCAGATAAGCAACCTCGTGGGCCTGCTGGCACTGGGGACGGGCTTGGTCATCTCGCTGACTCGGCCGGAGTGGGCGTTCTACACCCTGGGCTTGCTCATCGTGGGCGTGATAGCCTCGCAGTATGGGATTGTGCAAGCGTTCCGGTTCGCGCGCCGCCCCCGGCCGGACCAGGAGCTGGCTGACGCTCTCAAGGGGCTGGATGATCGCTACCGGCTCTACAATTTCTACCTACCTGCCGACCATGTCCTGCTTACGCCGCGAGCGCTGTACGCCGTGGTGCTGAAGAGCGTTGCCGGCAAGGTCATCTGTGAGGGCCGGTCCTGCAAGCAGGAACGCCGATTTTCGCTGGGTCGGCTGCTTCGCCTGTTTAGTCCGGAGTCACTTGGGAACCCGGTCAGGGAGGCGAAGTGGGAGCAGGAAGCGCTGGAGCGGTGGGTGTCGCAGAACCTGGAGGGCGATGCTCCGCCGGTGGAGCCGCTGGTGGTGTTCCTCAGCCCTCGGGTAGATCTGGAAGTCCGCAACCCGGACGTGACCATGGTGCGCGCGAAAGCGCTGAAAGACGTTCTCAGGCGCTCCGAGAAGCGCACCATCAGCGCTGAGCAATATCGCGTTCTGGCGCGCACGCTGGATGACGTAACAGAGAGCACCACCAGGTAG
- a CDS encoding aspartate kinase, translated as MRIRTMKFGGTSVGDGEAIRRTAELIGASVNEGHAVVAVVSAMSGVTDALIRSATSAEMGQTDVFRATRLQLLTRHLQAISACVPEGERESIGEEVSSLLDLLLRLCESVSVLGELTARGLDAIIALGERMSCRIVAGCLRGMGFDSVPVEATRLVITDACYGSANPLLEETRQATRDTLLPLLEAGTVPVVTGFLGATRAGVTTTLGRGGSDYSGSLIGAALSSEEIWIWTDVDGVLTADPRIVPEARSLPEISYAEAAELAYFGAKVLHPKTMLPAQAADIPIRIKNTFNPSHPGTLITARAAPSAQGVRGITSVRGLSLVTVQGRGMLGVPGIAAKVFTAVAREGISVLVITQSSSEQNICFVVPGSSAERAIAALEAEFAVEKARHDIDDIWAQNNVGVVAVVGAAMKGTPGIAARVFDALGSRGINVICIAQGSSEHNLSFVLDEADIEEAVRAVHDRSCLGRGEDS; from the coding sequence ATGCGCATCCGGACCATGAAGTTCGGCGGGACTTCGGTCGGTGATGGAGAGGCAATCCGACGCACGGCGGAGCTCATTGGAGCTAGCGTCAACGAGGGGCACGCGGTGGTCGCCGTTGTCTCGGCGATGAGCGGCGTCACCGACGCCCTGATCCGGTCCGCCACATCGGCAGAGATGGGCCAGACCGACGTTTTTCGGGCGACGCGGCTGCAGTTGCTGACCCGACATCTGCAGGCGATCAGTGCCTGCGTGCCCGAAGGCGAGCGCGAATCCATAGGGGAGGAGGTGTCGTCTCTGCTGGACCTGCTGCTGCGGCTGTGCGAGAGCGTGTCCGTCCTCGGCGAGCTTACCGCTCGAGGCCTGGACGCCATCATTGCCCTGGGCGAACGCATGTCCTGCCGCATCGTGGCGGGGTGCTTGCGGGGTATGGGCTTCGACTCGGTCCCGGTGGAGGCGACGCGCCTAGTGATCACCGACGCCTGTTACGGCTCCGCCAACCCGCTCCTGGAGGAGACGCGGCAGGCGACCCGAGACACCCTGCTCCCTCTGTTGGAGGCCGGCACAGTGCCTGTGGTGACGGGATTCCTTGGGGCAACCCGCGCTGGTGTGACAACTACACTCGGCCGAGGCGGCAGCGACTACTCGGGCTCACTCATAGGAGCGGCTCTATCGTCCGAGGAGATCTGGATATGGACAGACGTTGATGGGGTGCTAACCGCAGACCCTCGGATCGTGCCGGAGGCCCGGAGTTTGCCAGAGATCTCGTACGCGGAGGCAGCGGAGCTAGCATACTTCGGCGCCAAGGTGCTGCACCCCAAGACCATGCTGCCGGCACAGGCTGCCGACATTCCCATTCGCATCAAGAACACGTTCAACCCCAGCCACCCCGGCACCCTGATCACGGCCAGGGCGGCGCCCTCGGCCCAGGGCGTACGCGGGATCACCTCGGTGAGAGGGTTGAGCCTGGTGACGGTGCAAGGCCGGGGGATGCTGGGCGTTCCGGGCATCGCTGCCAAGGTCTTCACGGCTGTGGCCCGGGAGGGGATAAGCGTTCTGGTGATCACCCAGTCCTCATCGGAGCAGAACATCTGCTTTGTGGTTCCGGGCTCCTCGGCAGAGCGCGCCATTGCCGCACTGGAAGCGGAGTTCGCCGTGGAGAAAGCTCGCCACGACATCGATGACATCTGGGCTCAGAACAACGTAGGTGTGGTGGCGGTGGTCGGCGCCGCGATGAAAGGCACGCCGGGGATAGCCGCCCGGGTGTTCGACGCTCTGGGAAGCAGAGGCATAAATGTGATATGCATCGCTCAGGGATCCTCAGAGCATAACCTCTCTTTCGTCCTGGACGAAGCCGACATAGAGGAGGCGGTGCGGGCGGTTCACGACCGTTCCTGCCTGGGCAGGGGAGAGGACTCATGA
- the plsX gene encoding phosphate acyltransferase PlsX, translated as MAGRIRVVLDAMGGDNGVPAAVAGAVQAVSALPDVDVVLVGDEPTIAASLGISGDSGRLTIRHASQEVGMDEAPAVAVRSRPDNSMSVGLRLVKRGEADAFVTAGNTGAALAAALFELGRISGIRRPALATCLPAQDGQSLLLDIGANTECRPHDLLQFGLMGHVYSSRVLGVASPRVGLMSNGEEEGKGNDLVKEAYPLLKASNLRFVGNVEGKDLFAGAADVVVTDGFTGNVLIKTAEGVAGLIVGLVRREAKASLRGQIGGALLRPSLRKVLARLDYTEIGGAPLLGVAGAVVVGHGRSQANAIASLVRAGANAARQDLVGAIADGLRTLESPREENP; from the coding sequence ATGGCCGGTCGTATACGGGTAGTGCTGGACGCTATGGGCGGGGACAACGGAGTCCCAGCGGCAGTGGCGGGAGCAGTGCAGGCGGTGTCTGCCCTCCCCGATGTGGACGTGGTGCTGGTAGGGGATGAACCCACGATCGCCGCTTCTCTGGGCATCTCAGGCGATAGCGGACGGCTGACCATTCGGCACGCATCGCAGGAAGTAGGTATGGACGAGGCGCCAGCGGTGGCAGTCCGAAGCCGCCCTGACAACAGCATGTCGGTGGGCCTGCGCCTGGTGAAGCGGGGCGAGGCCGACGCCTTCGTCACCGCGGGGAACACCGGAGCTGCTCTCGCTGCGGCCCTATTCGAGCTGGGCCGAATCAGCGGGATCAGACGACCGGCTCTCGCGACTTGCCTCCCGGCGCAGGACGGCCAATCGCTGCTCCTAGACATCGGGGCCAACACGGAGTGCCGCCCCCACGACCTGCTGCAGTTCGGGCTCATGGGCCACGTCTACAGCAGCCGAGTGCTGGGAGTGGCTTCCCCCCGGGTAGGGCTCATGTCCAACGGCGAGGAAGAGGGCAAGGGCAATGATCTGGTCAAAGAGGCATACCCCCTGCTGAAGGCCAGCAACTTGCGGTTCGTGGGCAATGTTGAGGGCAAGGACCTGTTCGCCGGGGCTGCAGATGTGGTGGTGACCGATGGCTTCACCGGGAACGTGCTGATCAAGACAGCGGAAGGAGTAGCTGGCCTCATCGTGGGGTTGGTGCGCAGAGAGGCCAAGGCTTCTCTACGAGGCCAGATAGGCGGCGCCCTGTTGCGACCGTCACTGCGGAAGGTGCTGGCCAGGCTGGACTATACCGAGATCGGCGGGGCTCCTCTGTTGGGCGTGGCGGGGGCAGTGGTGGTGGGGCACGGGCGCTCGCAGGCCAACGCCATCGCCAGCCTGGTCCGGGCAGGGGCTAACGCCGCGCGCCAGGACCTGGTGGGCGCCATCGCCGATGGCCTGCGTACCCTGGAGAGCCCACGGGAGGAGAATCCATGA
- a CDS encoding flavodoxin family protein, with protein MPAIVGLVGSPRREQGLTHRLVSAALEGARRSGASTRIEYLADWELAPCEDCGAPCFTDGICIRSPDPGELSSLVNEADGLVLGAPVYVWQANALTHVFMDRYRIPGRASLARQPNGRPALAIAVAGGTGTGISGAIRSLQDFLCLWGYRALDPIGATRYNLEQAIAAAREAGAELGRQADEPVPFANLAELLAHYDGLQFACHDHLEELIWLAEQAAGLGREPEEVKRLCAEARRLQAADRRAAAEVAVHAFELARGEL; from the coding sequence ATGCCTGCGATAGTGGGGCTTGTGGGCAGTCCGAGAAGGGAACAGGGACTGACGCACCGTCTGGTCAGTGCCGCATTGGAGGGCGCTCGGCGCAGTGGGGCGAGCACGAGGATCGAGTACTTGGCCGACTGGGAGCTGGCTCCCTGCGAGGACTGCGGGGCCCCGTGTTTCACCGATGGCATCTGCATTCGTTCTCCCGATCCCGGGGAGCTGAGCAGCCTGGTGAATGAGGCAGACGGCCTCGTGCTCGGGGCACCGGTCTACGTGTGGCAGGCCAACGCGCTGACCCACGTCTTCATGGACCGGTACCGGATCCCGGGTCGGGCTTCTCTGGCGCGCCAGCCCAATGGAAGGCCCGCTCTGGCGATCGCCGTGGCAGGCGGGACGGGTACCGGCATCAGCGGCGCCATACGATCTCTGCAGGACTTCTTGTGCCTATGGGGCTACCGAGCCCTGGACCCCATTGGGGCAACGCGCTACAACTTGGAGCAGGCCATTGCAGCGGCGAGGGAGGCAGGTGCCGAGTTGGGGCGGCAGGCCGATGAGCCGGTGCCCTTTGCCAACTTGGCTGAGTTGCTGGCGCACTACGACGGGCTCCAGTTCGCCTGTCACGACCATCTGGAGGAGCTGATCTGGTTGGCGGAGCAGGCTGCCGGACTGGGACGGGAACCGGAAGAGGTGAAGCGCCTGTGCGCTGAAGCGAGGAGGCTGCAAGCGGCTGATCGCCGTGCGGCCGCTGAGGTGGCGGTGCACGCATTCGAACTGGCTCGCGGTGAGCTGTAA